Part of the Parambassis ranga chromosome 16, fParRan2.1, whole genome shotgun sequence genome, TTCATCACAGTAACTCTTCCTCGGCATTCACAGCAGCGCCTGAAAGGTCGTGACCCAAACCTTTCAGgcgctgctgtgtgtctgacggCATGACGCCCAGCTGCTACTGAACCGTGCAGAGTAACATTCAGTAATAGACGTGACATGGCAGAAGGAAGGAAATACATGAATAATGTCATGAAGCTGCAACTGtgatcatcttcttcttcttcatttcatgAGACAGACGGCCGATCAGTCAGTGTGGCCCATGTCCCAGGTGAAGGTCAGAGGGAAGTCCTCCATCTCTCTGAGGAAGACCTGGTCAAAGCGCTCGTTCTGGGCCTGGGTGAAGTGGTTCCTCCAGTCCCCGATGATGCCTGGAGGAAAGAAAGACTCTACAGTcatctgtcctcacatcacagtCTGTTTATTCATCAGCGGACCGTTCTAAGAAAGAGTAGTAAGACCACAAATGGTGCCACTGTGTCCCGTCCAGGAACATTTTTCACTCTGATAATTAACGGtgactgcagagctgctgcttttttttttattatattattattgttcgaGTACTTTACTGTGTTTGTTCAGTCCATTGGTCCGGCTTCCAGCTGGCAGCgttcaaagaaaaaacacagaaaagccTCAACAGCAGAGTCACAGTTTAAAGACgagctgctgacagcagcagcgaATCGTTTCCCTCGAGGACAGCGACGAGAACAAACGGGAGATTCATCAGCGGGGACGCTGACACCGCACCGAGTGATGGTCACATCCCTCACTGTCTGCTGCATGTGGAAACAGGCTGGTTCTCATACCTTTCTCTGTAAAATGTTCCCGCTACAATCGCACATATTTGTGTTCACAGACCTAAAACATTGCTTCATTCCTTCAGCTGTGTCCatatctgcagctgcagcagcctcatGGCACCCAGACAGCTCCGCTGGCTGCAGGCCTGATTACAGCGGTTTGGTTCCAGCCTGCCCCCCTTTCCCCTTCCCCCTGAAATGttcctctctccctgctgtcagaTTATCACGTAAAGGGAAACATGTCTTCATAAATATGAAGCAGACTGGATGCTACACTGACCCTCTCCacacagagactccagcagcaGACACGCTCACCTTTCCTCATGAACCTTCCATTCTGGTGGCTGAGCAGGTCGTCTGGCACCTTCTCATAGCTGGCCTGGGGGATCTTCCTCATGTTGTTGAAGGTGCTGTGTTTAACCACGCTGGCCAGCTGCTCGTCCGTCAGCTCTTTACCCAGGAACGAGGAGATCTTCTCCACAGCTGAGTGCAAGTCCTGAAGAAAACAGCACTGAggtgtaaagacacacacacaacgatACAGGATGTCAAACGATGCGGGGTCCTACCTGGATCATTTCTTCATAGGTAATGAACAGCATGTTCATGTCATCTTTGTGTGAGTACCAGGTCTTGATGTGCTCGAACCAGCTGCAGCCAAACACTGCAAAGAACAACGCACAGTTTCATCAAAGTGCCACGAGCAGCATGTCCTGTGTTCAGGCGACAGAAGGAGACGCTGCTCCTACCGTCTCCTCGCATGAACTTCTCAAAGAAGTCATCAAAGTCCTTCGGTGTTTCCAACATGTTGGCCAGCTTATGGAAGTGGAAGTAAGAGACCAGGACGTCTTTGGGGTTTCTGGCCACGTAGATCACCTAAAACAGGCCCAGAGTTTGTGTCAGTCATCAGTCAAAAGTCTTCTGGGATCTGAAACTGGCCTCTCAGGCTTACTGAGATCATTTGGTTCTGAACCATTTCCTGCCACTGCAGTGCAAGAAGAACTAAAGGAAGCCCCAAACATGGCAGGACAAATATCAACCTATGAAATCTAAAGACCAggactcctctgtgtgttgattaAGAGTCTGTCAGAGAGGTGATCTCGTGTTCCCCGTGGAGACCAGATCACCctctaaacaaacaacaaacatcttTATCAAACAGGCTTTTATGGTCCAGCAATTACACCTCTCATAGTAAAAGGCACATGACAGCCTGCTTGGACTCTGAGAGCACGAGGATAGAGGCCGTCTGATCTGATGATTCAAACATTCAGGCAGGAATCCAACCACCATGACCAGAGAACAGGGAACAGCAGGTATGCTTCGTTAATGGCTGTCCTACAATGACCCATGGCTACACACGAGGAGACCTGCAGAGGGCAGCACTTTAATGAaccacacattcaaacacatgcTTTTCTACCTATTCAAAGTGCTTTACTCTactgtcttgcccaaggacacatcaTCGGCATGCAGCCAGGGTGGAGGACAACCACCTGATCCACAGTCAGGACGTCTCTTTCTGTGAGTTTTTATCCTCCAGCACCGCTCACAGATGAGACCACATCTTATCTCCAAAGGTCTGTGAAGAACTGTTGACctcacatgtacagtatgtgactgTGGTCTTAGGaatgaaaatacacaaaacaaatggACAAACACTGCTCACATCTGCACTGTGTTTCATCCAGGTGCTGGCTGGACAGCCACAGTACGGTGAACTGACCTTTCCCTTCTTCTGGCTCAGAGCAGGGGGCAGGAACTGGTGCTGCAGATGGGTGACCCTCAGCCTGGGGGATGGAGCGGTGATGAACGCCTGTCTGTTGCCGTTCAACTCGATCCAGGGGATGAGGTCTCCGTTGGAGTGGTTGTTGAGGTGATTGATGGCCGACACGTCTCCCTTCGCTTCCAGGAGAAGCAGGATCTGCTGCATCCAGATGGTCCCTGTCACACAGAGCGGGTGCACGGTGAGTACACCTCTCCTTCAAATTAAATCAagttcaaacacacagaggagtgagggaCAGACAGTCCACAGATGTCCCTGCAGGACACCAGGCTCACCTGATTTGGGGTATGTGACAACAAAGACATCAGAGTCTCTGATCTCCAGGTTGTAAATCTGGTCCACATCATCTGGATCGTGAGTCCCGCTGATCAAATTGAAGCCTCTGTGTGGCACCAGTGTGGGATTTTTCTCTGCATCATTTAACTCCATGATAGCTGAAGGTGCGGAGTTAGTTAATGAAcggatgcagcagcagcagagatgttTGTCTGAGGACAGAAAGTTGTGGGAGTCTGTGGCTCTTACCTGCTGCGTTCACTCTCCAACCCAGCGCTGAAGTGAGGGCGTCCACTGCGCGCTGATCTCCTCTCTCCTACTATCAGGAAACACCTTATATGAATCCAGCTTCACGCTGTAAATACGCGCCGCATGtcccacctctccctctctctctctctctctccctctctctctctctctctctctctctcagtgtgctTGCGCGCCCGACGCTGCGGTTATTACGCGTCGGGTGCGCGCTTCCCACCAGGACTTCTCAGCTgatgacagagcagagcagaggggggGTTAACGTGGCGACTCAGCTGCGGGTGGTGAATTGCACAATCGGGTCTGGTTTGGTTTGATGTTGCATAAACTGCACTTATTCCAACCGAGTGCGCGTTTTCCAAAACATACACACGTCCAAGTACGGACGCagcaacatgcacacaaagtgtgtgtgtccgctgttTGGATGCTTCTGCAccaatatgacccgaaacatcAGCAGATATTCACACACAGCGTGCTCTGTGATTCTGGAACATGGAGTCAGGACTTTGCTGCACTTTCTCCTGAGATCCAgctcacacacaggtgtcaCCATGAAGCCACAGATGCAGCAACACATGCTCACACCTCCGCCATGCTTCACAAATTCCAAACGTCCCACTTAAATCCTGTTAAAACATAAATGAATTAATAATGTTTCTGTTGATCCACAATGATCTTAAAGCTCAGAGTGTGTttttcaggagtgtgtgtggatgccgTCTGAATACTTGAGCAGGgaagctgctgctcagctccAGAACAAACACTGTAAACCTCAGGTCAGGACACATTCTTCCTTACTCTTGCTGACccccacttctctctctctctctctctctgcaacaACAATTTACGCTGATTCTCTGCTTCacatgctgtccacaacaaaccTCCCACGCTGTCAGCTCACAGGGACACTCAGTGTTCAGATCCACATTGGTGACCCCCTCACCCCACCCCTGTTGGTAATGAGCGACCACTCAGAGGGGAGCCTCTCTGCTCGGTCTCCTCAGGATGTTCTCTTCTGATGAAACAATGCACTGTGCCAGTTATCAGTAATCTGATAACTGTTCATTTTTAGAGTAAAGTACAACAAACACGCTGTGGGTCCAGGTTCTCTTGGGGGGGCGGGCGCTGAGGGGCTGTTGGCTGCACAGAATGAGCTGGAGTGACTGATGATGGACTCTTTATTAAACATAACAACTACACAGATTCTGAATTGTCCTCATGTAGTCACACAGGAAGATACTTATGCTCcaatcacacatcacacatcacaaagTAATGTCAATGGAATTAGATACAGCTCCCTgccctcccctccttccttcctttcactCCTTTATAGTTTGACTCCCAGTTATCAAATGTAAAAGAATGTTGTTTTAAACTCCTCTCCTCAAATAAAGCAACAGCTACAAAAATACAATCCACCGGGACAGACTCCTCCTGCATTTAATTCATCACTCAACAACGCCCAACAACGGGGAAATACATGAATTATTTCAATTATTAACTGACCAACTGAACTGTAACTGACCAATCAggatccagatccagatccagatccaTCAATATCTGTTTACAGTTGCTGCAGGTCAGCGTATCGATGTCATCGTTATTCTTTATTTCATAAGCTTCTCTGTAGCTGGTTAAGCATGTATAATTTTAACTACTGAATGAACATGACGGGGGCCGATGGAGAACTCACCAAGTTTATTATTAGAAAATAGAGTAAATTACAACATTCACAGCGATAAAAGCTTCTGAAGGAGTCAGaagtcagaagaaaaacaaacagaagtaCATTCCTGTTCATGGAATCCTTTCTGCACGTAATGTCCTGGAGCTCAAGATGCTAATCTGTCAAAACAAACAGAGTGCTGTTAAACAGATTAAGACACTTTGGTGTCACACTTCATTCATGGTCTGCAAACATGCTGTGGTCAACAAGCAAACACTGTCTGTTTAGTTCAAGTGCAGCCAAGTGAGATCAGATAAGATGTAGAATACACTGGCACTGACATGTGCTTCTGACAGCTCACCTGTTTCTCTTCAGCAGACAGCACTTCCTGCGCTGCCACCACCTGGTACTGTTTGTGCTTCAGACCCCTGGGGAACTTTCTCATGTGATGGACTGCTGTGGAGACCGTGTCCCTGCTCAGCAGCTTCCTGGCTTCTGACGCCGAGCAGCCAGGATCCAGGAGCAGGAGGCACAGGCTGccattcttcttctgctccaAGCCGACGATGGAGCGGCTGTGACCTGCAGGAGCACACGAGGTGAAGATAccgagtcttttttttttctttctcagaaCCATCTGGTTTGGAAAAGAGCAGGAACATTCAGGAAATACTTGGCAGATGATTGATTGCACCATCTGCCCAGTAACCCAATACAGCATATCCTCTATGGCACCAAGCTGCAAAGCACCAAATTCATTAATCCACCAATGGAAACAGTCCACCATTTTCTCCTCTATGAGAATCTGTTGTTGGAAGCTGCAGTGACCAGAGGGCGGTCTAAAAAAAggttgacacacacagaggatatCTTCTCAGTATCTCACTTTTCTTAGCCTAAAAACTCCACCAACACACAGATGTAGCTGCCAGGAGGACTGTGTGAATAAGCAAAATCATTTAGTTCAGATGTTCACAGCATGAAACCAAGAACAGACTGTTACAGAAGCCTCCTGCTagtgtgtgagtctgcagcAAGAACAGCTGAAATATGCCATATATGAACAGTCTTAGCCTTCAGTAACAGAATGTGTGGGTGCACTCAGGTAATAACTGTTATTGTTCTGCTCCATGTAGACATCCAGCAACGTGTTTGTGACTAGATGATGCTTTGGTGGACTGTGTGAAAGCCATGTGGGATTTATGATGATATGTTTTTAACAAGGAAACTGCAGGATGAATGCAGGAGAGCCGTGCTGTCTGTTTAAAGTAGGCAGGTAATAATAATCATCAGGAAATAAATGAGCCGCTGCAGAGGACAGAACTGAGCTGTGTCCGTCCTATACCTTGGTGCTGCAGGTAAAGTGGAGGCAGGGAGGTCTGGATGAGTCGGGGGGGCAGTCTGCTACTCGTGCTGGACTGACAGTAGTACTGCTTCACCCAGTCAAACAGCCGGGGGTGTGTTCCACCGGGACCCGTGGGTGTGTGGAAGTCTATGATGCGACTCCTGAGAACATACACAGTACAGCACGTGTGTTAATATAAAGACAGGGAAGTAGGTTTGGAAAGATGAAGTTAACAAAGGAGTGGTCGTGTTTTATGAAGACTTAAAGTCACAGCCGATTGTATTTCTATACTTGACTGAAGGTGATACCTTTCAGCAACAACAGGTCGACAGTTTGTGTAGGTGAGGTAGCAGGAAAGAAGCGAAATATGATGTTAATGATGCTACTCAGGTTACATGACGCAGCCTGAGGATGTGGAGGTTCACCTGATTCtcagagaggtgaggagggCGTAGATCTCCGTGGCTCCGATCCAGGCTCGGGTTCCCTGCAGCCGCTGGTTGAAGTGAGAGGCACCCTGCGGGTCCAGGCCTTCTTTCCAAGCCTCTTCAATCATGCTCTGCACCCGGGGGATACTGGGAACCGTCTTCTCTGGGGAGGAAACGCAAACAATGAGAACATGAGCGAGTACAGAGCAGGAGGCGAGAAGAAATATAATACAGTTATATTATCACAGCTCAGCGAAGGTGAGATAAGAACAGCTGCAGTGGAGGTTTATTTTGTACCTATTGTCACCCACAGCTGAGAATATCACTCTGCAACAACAGTGTCACTGGAGCAGAACTCAGAACAAGAACATGACATGATGTGCTCTGAGTAAACAGCATGGCTGCCAACCAACACACAGTGTAAATAGCTGTTTAATAGATGTTTATACTATGCTCTCACACCCTTGAGTAAACAGAAACAAGTCACCAAACTAGTAgttctgtgtctgcagcagcctCACTGAACTGGAGATAAATCTACATCAAGGGATGTTTGTCTCCATCCAGCCCAGTAAGGATTTGCAAAAATATGTATGAATTTATTATCATAAAGTCAGTGTGTGCCCCAAaactcacatatatatatataaataaatatgcacaCCTTGTAAGACGTTCGAAAATGTGTCTATTCTGtgtagagaggagaggaggatctGGAGGTTTCTGTATCCGCA contains:
- the LOC114448806 gene encoding amine sulfotransferase-like: MELNDAEKNPTLVPHRGFNLISGTHDPDDVDQIYNLEIRDSDVFVVTYPKSGTIWMQQILLLLEAKGDVSAINHLNNHSNGDLIPWIELNGNRQAFITAPSPRLRVTHLQHQFLPPALSQKKGKVIYVARNPKDVLVSYFHFHKLANMLETPKDFDDFFEKFMRGDVFGCSWFEHIKTWYSHKDDMNMLFITYEEMIQDLHSAVEKISSFLGKELTDEQLASVVKHSTFNNMRKIPQASYEKVPDDLLSHQNGRFMRKGIIGDWRNHFTQAQNERFDQVFLREMEDFPLTFTWDMGHTD